The window CGAACCTTTCTTCGGAGGAAACGCCGCCGTCCTCCATGATCACCACCGATCCGACGGCCGGATCCACCGAGGAGCACCGTCCCGCAAGCCACCGTGTCCGAAACCGATCGCGCTCCCAACCCCGGTTCTTCTCTGGCTCCGCCTACCCCTCCCCATGCCCCCGCTCCTCCGCCATCCCATTCTCCTGGGAGCAGCGCCCCGGAATCCCCAAATCCCTCTCCCACACCGCCGCAACTGAGGACGTCTCTgccctccccctccctcccccGGCCCGCTCCCGCTCGGAACTCTCCACCACGCGCAAGAAGCGCTCCGCCGCCTCCCCCGACCCGTTCGCGGCCGCGCTCGCCGTCTGCTCCAATGGCCTCCCGCACGACGGCGACGACGTGGGCGAGCTCTGTTTAGTGCCCGACGCCGCGCCACAGAGGGCGGCCTCCATCGCCGACCGGTTCCGGCTCTTCGACTTGTACGGCTCCTGCAAGGCGGCGTGCTCCGTCGTGGACGCTACGGTCCGCCTCCCTCGGACCGGGTCGTTGCGTTTCCCCGGCCGCCGGCCCGGCCCAGACAACATCTGACTCCCTACTCGTCCGGCTCGAGGCAAGTACATACACTATTCCCCAAATTATGTATCAAACAATTCTGTTAATCTAATTAATTACGCGTTTATGGTTGCTTCCAAAGAATGGAATACTGTGGTTTACACAGCAGAGTGGGTGGATGGGCTCAAACTTAG of the Musa acuminata AAA Group cultivar baxijiao chromosome BXJ2-10, Cavendish_Baxijiao_AAA, whole genome shotgun sequence genome contains:
- the LOC135625708 gene encoding uncharacterized protein LOC135625708; its protein translation is MITTDPTAGSTEEHRPASHRVRNRSRSQPRFFSGSAYPSPCPRSSAIPFSWEQRPGIPKSLSHTAATEDVSALPLPPPARSRSELSTTRKKRSAASPDPFAAALAVCSNGLPHDGDDVGELCLVPDAAPQRAASIADRFRLFDLYGSCKAACSVVDATVRLPRTGSLRFPGRRPGPDNI